DNA from Rosa rugosa chromosome 6, drRosRugo1.1, whole genome shotgun sequence:
TTGACCCTTCAAGAAAACAGATGCTGGGAAGTTTCATCTGTTATGCTTGATTGTGTACTTGCAGTGCCTCATAAATTTGGCCTTACCAATGTGATTGGCATCGTTTGTTCTGCAATAAAAAATAGTTCTTTCAATGCACCAAAAATTGCTTGGCGTCTGCAGAGTCATAAATGGTTAGCAATGTTACTCGCCAGAGGCCTTCATTCCCTCAAGGAATGTGAGGTTCCTCTCGTTAATTTGTTCTGTACAATGCTGGGTCATCCTGAACCTGAGCAACGGACTATAGAACTACAGATTTTAGGCAAAGTTGTTGGCCAAGATTTGAGTGGAGGAGCAGACCTACAGCCTTCCTTATTGTACAGACAATTAGTTTCACCTGGCTTAGTATTATCTGTTTCTGAGTCGACTATTACTAATTTGGTTTCAAGTACGTGGGATCTGGTTGTTGTGCTGGCGTCATCCGATGCATCACTTCTTGTAAAGACTCGTGCAATGGCACTTCTTGTTGATTATATCCCATTTGCTGAACGACGTCTATTACAATCTTTGCTTGGGGCAGCAGATAGTGTTCATGGATTGGGAATGCTTGCCCATCCAAACTGTGAGGGACCCTTGGTGAGGCTTTCATTAGCACTGATAGCTGGTGCTTGCCTCTACTGTCCAGATGAAGATATCTCTCTGATTCCTGAAAATGTTTGGAAGAATATTGAGACTCTAGCAATGTCGAAAACTGGTATGCACTTGTTATAATTATTTAAATTGTATAAGATTATTGTGGAAATGTTGGGAGCATTATCTATCTTTCAATGTTTTAAATTCCGTTCTTTTTTTAGATGGCAGGCTTGGAGATGTTGAGAAAAGAGCTTGCCAAGTCTTATGTAGGTTGAGAGCTGAAGGTGATGAAGCTAAACAGGTATACAACTGGAAAAACTGGTTTGTTTTTTGGCACGacataaaatttcaaaaatattggCCCATAAATCAAGTCTCTTCCTCAGAAGTCTTCTTTTCCTAATCAGTAAATTTGAATTTACATATTAATTGAACCTCACTTTTTGTGTAAGGTCCTGAGAGAAGTGCTCTCAACGAGTTCTTCGAAACAAGTTGACCCAGATTTTGAAAGTACTCGTGAATCTGTTCTTCAGGTGAGTACTGTAGAGATGACATGATAAAATTTAACTGTGGATAGTGATGGTATGATCTATGATGCTATTGTTAGTTATTTTGCATCAAACACCACCACACAAAAACAGTCTTGTAGGATAAATTCTTCTTTGATGGCCATAAACTTACTACCGTTTCAAGGTTGCACAAATTCAGATCAATCAACTAATAGCATTAAGTTTTGCTAAGACTTACTGAAATGAAGCAAGGATGTTGTCTTATCAAAAAGACTTGCAACCGGATGCATCATTACAAAATTGTTTAATATTTACATATTGATGCTTAGTTAATCTTGTAGAATCTCTTGGGTGAGCAATTGTTTCTCAATTTCCTGCTGTATATGTCCATCGCTTTGTCATCAATTTAGGTCTGGCTATCTTTATTTTGACAATTGATTCATTGCATGTTCCTCCATCATATTTTCTCTTTCTTAgcttttacaattgaaatacatttccattttttgtTTGCAAATCAAGAAAACCAGGATAGCCATGTCTGTTTCCAATATATGTTAGATGATGGATTGGCTGACAAATGAATTTgatacttttatttttgttggtaTCGGTCCCCCATTTCATCCACTCAAAATTAAATTTCCCTTCCATGTTTAATGGGTATCCTATGTTCTTGACCTACTGCCTTTTCATGTGTTTGATAATTTGTAACAGGTCCTTGCCAGCTTAACTTCTGCAAAGTCATACTTTGATATTTTCTCGAATAAAATTGACCAAGAGGTTATGGTAAGCCTGAATTACTAGTGATGCTGGTTGGGTCACATACCGAACTTATTCATGAATTAAATATAATTGATCTGTTGTAGGAAGTGGAGGAGGCTGAATTAGAGTTGGACATTCTTCAGAAAGAAGATGCATTGCAAGAATCACCTAAAGATACCAAAGATAAAGACCAGATTCCTTCCCTAAGCTGTAATACTTTTCTTCGATTGATTGTTTAAGAAGATTCCACCTTTTATTTAAAAACGTCTtctttttctaccatttgtcattTTATTCTTCTGTTTTTTCAGCTCCTCTGAAAGATAATGCGCGCCTGCAGCAAATCAAGGATTGCATTCATTCCTTGTAAGTGCTAAATATGTTCTTAATATGATTGTAATATGTAAAATTCAATGGAAAGAGCAAGGTTCGCGATGTCAGTCTATTTGACCAGAAGCCATATATAAAAAAATCTCCATGATTTAGTGATGTGCGCCAAATGTTGGATATGCATAGATATGCGACATTCTTGTCTATATGTTGCTAATATTGACATTTTTTCTACTAGGTATTGccaatatttttttatatagaCACTGGTATTTTTTCTTTGCAGAACCCCAACTACAAGTGTCTTTAGCCAAAATTTCCTTACACCCAACTATCACCGTTTTAGCCACAGCATGTAAGACCTAACAAAAATGGACCAAGCAAACCACTAAATCCCTACCCATGATATGCTGACACATATTTTCACGTCTATAAATACCTTTGTGAATATTACTTTGAAGTTTAGATTCTAGTAAGCCATTACTTTAAAGTGGGTATAGGCTCAAGGGATTCGATCTGCTGATAAAACTTAACATAATACATACCATTACCATGTCTAGAGCCATATAATATATCATATTCAATGCAGGAACTTCTGACCATTtaatttttggaaagttttccAGTTTGTTGGCTTGGTctttaaattcagaatttctGGTCTTTTCCTTGTTATCAGAGAAATCTCCAAGCTCCGTGAAGACATCGTCACACGCAGGCAGAAAAAACTTCTTATGAGACGTGACCGTCAGAAATATTTGGAAGAAGCAGCTTTACAAGAAGCTCAACTACTTCAAGAACTTGATAGGTATAGCTTCTTTGGTGGCTTATCTATCCCTTGTACTGTGATGAACATAAATGCCTGGTAGCAAACTAACATATGCACTAACGTATCAGGGAGAGAGCAGCTGAAGTTGAAAAGGATATCGAGAGACAGCGATTGGTAGAACTTGAGCGTGCAAAAACCAGGGAGCTGCGACAAAACCTTGAAATGGAGAAGGAAAGGCTAGCACAGGTATAAGCGTATTCCGTATTGTCTTGATATGCAAATTTTCAATTAACTCTTACTTTTGGGTATGCTGTTTGCTACATAATTGGCATCATGAGTGATGTCACTCTTTATGAGTGTCACATAATTGGCAAATTATGGCAAATGCTACTGCATGAGTTAGACCATTGTTGATGATGCTGGCGAACTGTAAatatgtaattttcatagaaagTGCACCTTTCCTCAAAGGCCAGCAGGGCTGGGACTCGATTATGTTTACTCTGTCAATTATTATATTCAAGTAAATCATGCTTTCTACAACTTCTCATATATGGATGTATCTATTTATGCTTGAATTCTTTTCTCCCTCCCTACGTATCTATGCATGTGGATCTATGAATTTCTGGGAAATCAGATTCATGGATTCAAGTTTATCATATTACTGATGCCCCAAAACCTAGATGGAAGTATGCATGTGGATCTATGAATCTCTGGGAGAAGAGAGTCATTTGATTAAAGTTTATCATATTTACTGACCTTCCAAAACCCAGATGGAAGGAAAATGGAATTATGATTGGTAGGACTCATGGGTCTTTAAATATGAAACAATTTCTCCTTTTCTGGGGATTGGGAAACATAACATACTAATACTTCAGCAAAAAATTCTTACACTAATATCTCGAAACTTGCCCTGTCACAGAGAGATCTTCAGCGTGAATTGGAGCAAGCTGAAGCAGGTGTGCGACCGTCACGACGTGACTTTTCTTCCACTTACAGTAGGTAAGCATTTCACGTCATTAGTGGAACTGCTTAATCAATCCTATACTGAAATTTAGTTTATCTGAATCTAAAGGGATAGCATGAAGCCCCAGGAAATGTAAATAGAacatgtttttctttgtttttctgtaCTGTAGCTTTCTAGAGTCGGATTAATGCCCGCTCTCCATCGAGGTTAATGTCTTGTTTGTATGACGACCTGATATCAAATGTTTTGAAATGGGACATGCTCGTGCGTGAATGTTTTGAATGAATATTGGTGGTTGTGCATTTATGTTTTGTTGTTACTTTTGGCTTGGAGTTATAATGGTATATTAATTTGCAGTCGGCCCCGAGATCGGTATCGTGAAAGAGAAAACGGAAGAGCAGGTAATGAAGGTAGTGCAAGATCAAGCAATGCGCAGCTTGAAAGTTCATCCATGGGGACAATACCAACTGTGGTTCTGTCTGGTTCTCGGACATTTTCTGGGCAGCTGCCTACCATTTTACAGTCACGTGATCGTCTGGATGATGCTGGCAGTGGTTATGAAGAAAATCTGGATGGAAGCAAGGACTCTGGTGATACGGGTAGTGTTGGAGATCCAGACTCTTTATCAGCATTTGATGGACAACCTGGTGGATTTGGCTCAGGCCAGAGGCATGGTTCTAGAGGGAGCAAATCCAGGCAGGTGGTGGAACGGAGGGAAAGGGACGGTAGACGAGAAGGAAAGTGGGAAAGAAAACATTTATGACCTAGTCCTTGGAAAGAAGGGAGTTCTGGTTTGTAGGTTAGGATAGTCAGGTACTCAGGTGTATGTTGTATATGCATGAAAGACTTGAAATCTGTAGTCTTTCAATGCACTAGGATGCATCCTAGTGATTTTCCGCGGGGACAAACCAATTCAAAGATATTGTGAAGTAATACAGCTCTAGAAATGAGGCTTCTGATCGAGTTTGAAGTAGGATTTGAAATGTTGACTTGGTGGTAGAACAGTGAAACTCTAATTAGGTCTTGTCGTGTAACATTCTTGTTGTACCAATAAAGTTATGTGTATCTAATAACATGTGGGTTGATTTGATTATCTGCTGCGAGACAGTATCCAATATTTTCCTTTTGAAATCCTCCACTATTTTATCTCTCTGTATTTTATTCAAAGTAGACTAACCCACCCTTGCCGTATATACTTGGTAGGGAGCTTGGTTGAACAAGAGGTTCAGCTACTGAGTCCATTTGTCTGACCTATATCAAATACCTCTTACTTGATGTTCTAGATCTGGAGCCCTTGGTAAACCAAACGGCCGTAATTGAGAAGCCGCAATGAGGCACGTATGCATCAATGCATGTGTGGATACCTTGTTCCCAGGGATCTCTTTAAAATCAAAGACTTCTACGTGAGGATCGGATTAAGGAATTGTTCAAGCTGATATGTCAGTCCGCATGAACCCGGAGTCTTGCAAGCCGAGTATTATTGACATTGCGTCCTCGTCATACATGTTATATCAACATTGCTTGGTCATCCCTTTTCAAGTAACTTCCCGGAAAGAATACTATTTTAGAAGCATATATAAATATGATTAAGCATGAGGATTTATAAATATGATTAAGCATGAGGATTTATATATTAACATATCAGGAGCTGCTAAAAGTTGGTGATCATATACAATTATATGGAGTGTCGAGGGTTGAGGCAAGCAATCATCCTGTCCTTTGTGACCTTCTGTTGCCTCTTTGGTCACTTAAGTGCTGATATTGAGAAGTTAAACTACGATGTTGATTCTATTATGGttgaagatcaggttcatgttGGTGTGATTCTCGATATGGAATCAAAAGGAAAGATTGTTCTCAGCTGCATTTCAATGGCCCTCTCTGATTTTTACCATCTCCACAATAACTACAGCACAAGAATAGTTCTCTACAGTAAGGATTCCAAAGGTGAACCTCTGCCTGCTCTGTCAGCTGGTGAGCCATTCATTCTTCCTAGGAACTTCTGTATAATGCTTCCTAGAACTTTGGGGTTCAAATGTTTCTTTCTAATCACTATTATTATCTATACTACAATAAGGAGAAGTCTCTTTGTTGACCAATAGGTGTTAATACTAAACATGTACGTATATCTTTAGTTTTTGTAAAGGTATTAATAGTATATACAATTTCCAGATAGAAGAATATTCAGTAATGATTGTGTGAAAATCTTTCCCTCCTTTTACCCATCCTTTCTCTACCGTAACTCTCTGCACATGTATGAGCTTCTGATAATTTTTTCTAGTATAGTTGTAACTAATCTTTACTTGTTATTCGATGCAGCTCTTGATTTTTTGGAAAATATCAAAGTGGAAGCAATAATTGGTGCACCAAAAAGAGCAGAAGCAAACCTTCTGGCAGAATTAGGAGAAGCGGCCAAAATCCCTTTAATGTCTCTTTCTCCTGCTCGGACTGACAATAAATATCCCTTCTTTGTTGAGATCATGCGTGCTGATGAAGCGGCTGAAGTTAAGGGAATTAGTGCCATTATTGAAGTTTTCAAATGGAGGGATGTCATCCTTTTATATGATAGCAAAGAATATGAGAGAGACTTCATTCCATCATTAGTCAAGTCATTCCAAGAGATCACACATGGGAGTGTTGCGTACAAAAGTTCGAATATTGCTTCCTCCTCATCAAATGAAGAAATCACTGCAGAGCTCCAAAAGTTGATCAACCTGAAGATTAAGGTATTTGTGGTGCATGTGTCACATTTTTTTGCACCTCGTCTTTTCTTGAATGCAAAGAAGTTAGGGATGATGAGCGAAGGGTATGCTTGGATCATGACATCAACTAGCATGAATTTCTTGCATTCTATGAATTTATCTGTTATTGAGTCAATGCAAGGAGTGCTGGGTTTCAAGTCTTCTATTCCAGCATCCATAAACCTTCACAGTCTTGCATCAAGATTGAGGAGGAAGTTTTACATGGAGGATCCAAATATGGAAGCAATTCGGGAGTTAAGTGCAGATGGGATCTGGGCGTATGATGCAACTTGGGCTCTAGCAGAAGCAGTTGAAAGAGCAAGGGTTAAAAATTCTACCACTAGATCCTCCAAAGATGGAGCTGTGCTTCTTAGAGAGATATTGCAGACCAGATTCAAAGGTTTAAGTGGTGAAATTCAGTATGTGAATGGGAAACTGATTCCATCAGAACCATTTGAGATAGTTAATGTTATTGGAAAAGGTGAGATCAAAAGGATTGGATTTTGGCCTTGCAAAGAAGAAGTAAAATCCGGAAAAGGGTCACCCCAGCAGCAACTCATTCATAATGGGAGAAATTTAGCTTCTACAATTGATCTTGAAAGAATCATATGGCCTGGAGGTTCCAGGAGGGAATTGAGTAGTAGTGAAACACTTAAACTAAAAATTGGTGTTCCAGTGAGAATTGGGTTCAAGGAACTTGTTCGTGTCGAGCATGATCTTCAAACCAATACAACTCATGTCACTGGCTTCTCTATAGACGTATTCAAAGCTGCAATAGGAGCTTTGCCATATGAAGTGCCGTACGAGTTTATTCCATTTGAGGATGCCAATGGAAATCCTGCAGGGACTTATAATGATCTTGTTTACCAGGTTTATCTCAAGGTACACATGCTTACTTTAGTATTACTAGTTCATTCAGATATTAATACATTTCTCATAGCCATGCAATCTAAATTTAGCTCAAGCTGTAGAATCAGTTGATCACAAAATTTAATAGATTTGTAGGTCTCCTCGCTCCTATTAAGTTTGCTAAACAGTTTTGGAAATGTTTACTATATATACCATCATTTGTTAACATGCACCAATTCGTGTTATATTCTATATGCGGACACTAGGATTTAGATATTTTTTATCAGTCAAAAGTTAATATTAATTTCTAATTAAGTTTACGGTTTCTCTTGCCACATGCATATTGGGCGTACTTGTGAATCGGTACACTAGAAATACGATGCTGTTGTTGGAGATGTTACGATCACAGAGAACAGATCTCAGTATGTTGATTTTACAATACCATATACCGACTTGGGTGTGGGAATGTTGGTATCAAATGCCAAGGAAAACATGTGGATTTTCTTTAAACCACTTTCAACATATCTTTGGTTAACAAGTGCTGCTTTCTTTATCCTAACCAGTTTTGTTGTTTGGATCATTGAGCGTCCTACTAACAAAGAATTCCGGGGCACAGTAGAGGAGCAAATCGGAACACTTTTCTGGTTCTCCTTTTCTACTCTTGTGTTTGCTTATAGTAAGTGCTGTATCTCAGTTAATTTCCAATTATACGAGTCTTCCTGTCAACTGGCAAGTGATTGCTCAACTCCATATGTTCTTATATTAACATCTTGTTTGCAAGTGGATTCTTAGTTTTTCTCGTTTGCATGCTTGTTTATTCCACAGTTGTTCTATATTTGCTAGCAATGAGCATGAAACATTAATTTGCTTGTTCATTTTGCAGCGGAAAAGTTGTCAAATAATTTGGCAAAGTTTGTAGTGATCATATGGGTGTTTGTAGTGCTTATATTGTCATCAAGTTAtactgcaactttagcatcaaTGATGACGGTCAAACAGATAGAGTTAAACTCGAGAGGGAACTATATAGGTTATCAATCGGGTTCATTAGGAGTTCTAGTGAACTTAAATTTGAAAGCAGCAAAGTCATATCGTTCAGAAGAAGAATATATTGATGCTCTATCCAAAGGAAGCAAGAATGGTGGGGTTTCTGGGATTATTGACGAGGTTCCGTACATCAATATCTTCCTTGCAAAGTATTCTGCTGACTACTCGATGATTAAAACCAGGGCTATCACCAATGGTTTTGCCTTTGTGAGTAACCTCTCCCCTATGATATTTTACTTCACACATTTTTGTTATTCATGCTTTCAGTAATATAAGCCAGCTTTTATCCCACATCTGGAAATCTAAAGCCTTGTGTTTCAACATAAAAAGTCCTGGACTACCTATCTAcctattgccaattggttttctGTTGGATTTCTATGGTATTAGACCAGGCTTGTGGGCGTCAATCCCAGGCGGCACACATGTTTTGTTCCCACATTTCTGGCTCAATTGATCCCCACACGGTAATGGGTGTGTGTAGAGTAGTCCCACATTGGGAATTCTCTATGTTCCTGGAATGTGTCTAGATAGTTTGATTATAATCATGAATATATGGTTAGGTATCTGAACTCTGAAGCACTGTATAGTTTTACAGTAAAACTTTTATCTTGAGCTGATTAATGTTTTGTCCATTTTTGGAATTCAGGTTTTCCCTAAAGGTTCGAAATTGGTTCACGATGTGTCAAGGCAAATTGAACGTCTGAGACAGGAAGAAAAGCTTCTAGAGATGGAAAAGACCTGGTTTCGTGAAAAAACAACTCTCATGTCTGTTGAGGATATGACCCAGAGTGATCCCAATACGATTGACCTCTATGACTTTCGTGGTCTGTTCCTTATTAGTGGGGCTTCTTTAGctatttctcttttcttcttcgtaGTTTTATCCACTAGATTTAGGAATCTGTTTCAAGGACTAATGCAGCTGATTCGTATAGAACTGCAGCGTTTCAGGACGTTCTTCTCCTACATAGTATGCAATGGAATTGAGCAAAACTGCATGCAAGTTCCTACGCAAGTCATTGTACATGCTGTCCATTAAGTCATTAGTACAAATATTAAGTTCTCATTTTGACAGATTCTATATATTGTGCAGAAAGTCCTTCGTGATTAATTTTTGACACTAATTATCTTGGGATTTTGGCTAGAAATTAACAAAGTCATCACTTACTCATAAAATTTGCTTATAATTAATAGCATGTAAATTTCCCTAGCTACCTAATTAGCCAAATTCAGTTCACAAAACTGATATCATGGAAATTATTTACAAGTTTAATTACAAGTTTATTTCACTTGTGGTAGAACTTCATCTGGGTTCGAATCCTACTGAGAGGTCCACTAGAGATCAGAAATTGTTGAAGAAAGAACAAGATGTTTCTTTTGTCCCTTCCAGGCGATCGGAAAATAAAGAAATAGTTAATATATTCAAGATAATTACGTATTTACAAAATACCGTCTCAATTCATCCTATTTCATCAGATCCGGGATGTGATATGGTTCCAAAGGATGAACAGTTCCAATAAGATTTCTCTCTTATTTTTCCGTGGAGGGTTTGCCCTTACCAGAAATGAAACAGATCCACTGTCCTTGTTTGAAGTCGCATTCTAGAATAACTGGTGACCTTGTTGGAGTCATGACATGTACTTAATGGAATGAAACCAACCAATTTTTTATGGTGCGTGTTACATCTGGTTGCCACGTACCAACAAAGGGTTGCGACATTCGGGTGCgtttgggggggggggcttTTTAGCTCTTGTGCTTATAAGCATAGCGCAAtttggtgtttggtaaactcccTAACAGCCTGCTTCTATAGGAAGCACTGGCTTTTTGAaagcaaaagcagaagcagctctGGGGTTTCTTTTAGAAGTAGAAGCCGCGCGTTTCGAAATACCAATGGGTACGTACCCTCATGAGCACCAAGGAATTACACAGCCCAACCTCAACTTCTTCGTGGAAACCCTACCGAAGAGACGCCTCTTCTCTTCCTCAATTCTCTCTCGGTGCTCTTAGGACGACCTCGTTCCTCTATCGGCACCTCTACCTTTGCTCTCCCCGGTGGCCACCTCGAGTTCGGTAAAGGGTTttgtttgttattttaatttaagTCCTCATTCTCTTTAGGGAAAGCCAAAAGCTGAATGCTGCATTCATTCATTTGATTAGCTTGATCTAGACCAAGATTCTGGATAACTGTTTTGTTAAACTTGAACTATGGTGATTGGGGAATGGATGGAAAGGAGTTCAATCAAAGAGTCCACATATGTTCATAGTAGGCCTCctcaacgggccgggccttactatatttttaaataatggcgggccgggccgggccttgcgggctttttccgGACGGGCCTTGTGAGCtttatttataataaat
Protein-coding regions in this window:
- the LOC133715100 gene encoding glutamate receptor 1.2-like, with protein sequence MECRGLRQAIILSFVTFCCLFGHLSADIEKLNYDVDSIMVEDQVHVGVILDMESKGKIVLSCISMALSDFYHLHNNYSTRIVLYSKDSKGEPLPALSAALDFLENIKVEAIIGAPKRAEANLLAELGEAAKIPLMSLSPARTDNKYPFFVEIMRADEAAEVKGISAIIEVFKWRDVILLYDSKEYERDFIPSLVKSFQEITHGSVAYKSSNIASSSSNEEITAELQKLINLKIKVFVVHVSHFFAPRLFLNAKKLGMMSEGYAWIMTSTSMNFLHSMNLSVIESMQGVLGFKSSIPASINLHSLASRLRRKFYMEDPNMEAIRELSADGIWAYDATWALAEAVERARVKNSTTRSSKDGAVLLREILQTRFKGLSGEIQYVNGKLIPSEPFEIVNVIGKGEIKRIGFWPCKEEVKSGKGSPQQQLIHNGRNLASTIDLERIIWPGGSRRELSSSETLKLKIGVPVRIGFKELVRVEHDLQTNTTHVTGFSIDVFKAAIGALPYEVPYEFIPFEDANGNPAGTYNDLVYQVYLKKYDAVVGDVTITENRSQYVDFTIPYTDLGVGMLVSNAKENMWIFFKPLSTYLWLTSAAFFILTSFVVWIIERPTNKEFRGTVEEQIGTLFWFSFSTLVFAYTEKLSNNLAKFVVIIWVFVVLILSSSYTATLASMMTVKQIELNSRGNYIGYQSGSLGVLVNLNLKAAKSYRSEEEYIDALSKGSKNGGVSGIIDEVPYINIFLAKYSADYSMIKTRAITNGFAFVFPKGSKLVHDVSRQIERLRQEEKLLEMEKTWFREKTTLMSVEDMTQSDPNTIDLYDFRGLFLISGASLAISLFFFVVLSTRFRNLFQGLMQLIRIELQRFRTFFSYIVCNGIEQNCMQVPTQVIVHAVH